The following are from one region of the Klebsiella aerogenes genome:
- the dgt gene encoding dGTPase — protein MANIDFRNKIHWRRRYRSPQGVETEREILRVFESDRGRIINSPAIRRLQQKTQVFPLERNAAVRTRLTHSLEVQQVGRYIAKEVLSRLKEQKLLERYGLDELSGPFESVVEMACLMHDIGNPPFGHFGEAAINDWFSKRLAPKDAASQPLSHDRCDVDALRLHEDEGPLNELRRKVRQDLCWFEGNAQGIRIVHTLMRMNLTWTQVGCILKYTRPAWWRGETPASHSYLMKKPGYYLAEEEYIARLRKELDLAPYNRFPLTWIMEAADDISYCVADLEDAVEKRIFSVEQLYQHLYDAWGTHEKGSLFAQVVENAWDKSRANSLSRSTEDQFFMYLRVNTLNKLVPYAAHRFIENLPAIFSGDFNHALLEDDSDCSQLLELYKNVAIKQVFSHPDVEQLELQGYRVISGLLDIYEPLLKLSLEEFSQLVEQERMRSLPIASRLFQKLSTRHRLAYVEAVNKLSRDTEEYPVLEYYYRCRLIQDYISGMTDLYAWDEYRRLMAVE, from the coding sequence ATGGCAAATATTGATTTTCGCAACAAGATTCACTGGCGTCGGCGTTACCGTTCGCCGCAGGGCGTAGAGACGGAACGCGAGATCCTGCGGGTGTTCGAAAGCGATCGCGGGCGCATTATCAACTCGCCAGCCATTCGCCGTCTGCAGCAGAAAACCCAGGTCTTCCCGCTGGAGCGCAACGCGGCGGTGCGCACGCGTCTGACCCACTCACTCGAAGTTCAGCAGGTCGGGCGCTATATCGCGAAAGAGGTGCTAAGCCGCCTGAAGGAGCAAAAGCTGCTGGAGCGCTACGGGCTTGATGAACTGAGCGGTCCGTTTGAAAGCGTCGTGGAAATGGCTTGCCTGATGCACGATATCGGTAATCCGCCGTTTGGTCATTTCGGCGAAGCGGCAATTAACGATTGGTTCAGCAAACGGCTGGCGCCAAAAGACGCGGCCAGCCAGCCGTTGAGCCACGATCGCTGCGACGTCGATGCGCTGCGCCTGCACGAAGACGAGGGGCCGTTGAACGAGCTGCGGCGTAAGGTGCGCCAGGATCTGTGCTGGTTCGAAGGTAATGCCCAGGGGATCCGTATTGTGCATACGCTGATGCGCATGAACCTCACCTGGACTCAGGTAGGCTGCATTCTGAAATATACGCGCCCGGCGTGGTGGCGGGGAGAGACGCCTGCCAGCCATAGCTACTTAATGAAAAAACCTGGTTATTATTTAGCCGAAGAAGAGTATATCGCGCGGCTACGTAAAGAACTGGATCTGGCGCCTTACAATCGATTCCCATTAACGTGGATTATGGAGGCTGCCGATGATATTTCATATTGCGTCGCTGACCTTGAAGATGCGGTAGAGAAACGCATCTTCAGCGTTGAGCAACTATATCAACATCTGTATGACGCATGGGGTACTCATGAAAAAGGATCGTTGTTCGCGCAGGTGGTGGAAAATGCGTGGGATAAATCGCGGGCAAATTCACTGAGCCGCAGTACTGAAGATCAGTTCTTTATGTATTTACGGGTCAACACGCTGAATAAGCTGGTGCCTTATGCGGCGCATCGATTTATCGAAAACTTACCGGCTATCTTTAGCGGTGATTTTAATCATGCGCTGTTAGAAGACGACAGCGATTGCAGCCAGTTGCTTGAACTTTATAAAAACGTCGCGATAAAACAGGTGTTTAGCCATCCGGATGTTGAGCAGTTGGAATTGCAGGGCTACCGAGTGATCAGCGGGCTGCTGGATATCTACGAGCCATTGCTGAAATTATCGCTGGAGGAGTTCAGCCAATTAGTCGAGCAAGAACGCATGCGTAGTTTGCCTATTGCTTCAAGGCTGTTCCAGAAACTTTCGACCCGACATCGGCTGGCCTATGTTGAGGCGGTGAATAAACTTTCGCGCGACACCGAGGAATATCCAGTACTGGAATATTATTACCGCTGTCGATTAATTCAGGACTATATCAGCGGAATGACGGATTTGTATGCGTGGGATGAATATCGTCGCTTGATGGCGGTGGAATAA
- the mtnN gene encoding 5'-methylthioadenosine/S-adenosylhomocysteine nucleosidase, with protein MKIGIIGAMEEEVTLLRDKIENRQTLSIGGSEIYTGQLHGTEVALLKSGIGKVAAAMGATLLLERCKPDVIINTGSAGGLAPTLTVGDIVVSDEARYHDADVTAFGYEYGQLPGCPAGFKADDKLITAAETCIKALNLNAVRGLIVSGDAFINGSVGLAKIRHNFPQAVAVEMEATAIAHVCHNFNIPFVVVRAISDVADQQSHLSFDEFLAVAAKQSTLMVENLVQNLARG; from the coding sequence ATGAAAATTGGCATTATTGGCGCCATGGAAGAAGAAGTTACCCTTCTGCGCGACAAAATCGAGAACCGCCAGACGCTCTCTATCGGCGGTAGCGAAATCTATACCGGCCAACTTCACGGTACCGAGGTGGCGCTGCTGAAATCCGGTATTGGTAAAGTGGCCGCCGCCATGGGCGCGACCCTGCTGCTGGAACGCTGCAAGCCGGATGTGATTATCAATACCGGTTCCGCCGGCGGCCTGGCGCCGACGCTGACGGTGGGCGATATCGTCGTCTCCGACGAAGCGCGCTACCACGATGCCGACGTCACCGCCTTTGGCTACGAATATGGCCAACTGCCGGGCTGTCCGGCCGGTTTCAAAGCGGACGACAAACTGATTACCGCCGCGGAAACCTGCATCAAGGCACTGAACCTCAACGCCGTTCGCGGCCTGATCGTCAGCGGCGACGCTTTCATCAATGGCTCCGTAGGGCTGGCGAAAATTCGCCATAACTTCCCACAGGCGGTTGCCGTCGAGATGGAAGCGACCGCGATCGCCCACGTCTGCCACAACTTCAACATTCCTTTTGTGGTGGTGCGCGCGATCTCCGACGTCGCTGACCAGCAATCTCACCTGAGCTTTGACGAGTTCCTCGCCGTTGCCGCCAAGCAGTCCACCCTGATGGTGGAAAACCTGGTACAGAACCTGGCGCGTGGCTAA
- the btuF gene encoding vitamin B12 ABC transporter substrate-binding protein BtuF yields MAKPLHKAFIALLLLAPAWLFATPRVVTLSPANTELAFAAGITPVGVSSYSDYPPEAANIEQIASWQGMNLERIVALKPDLVLAWRGGNAERQVNQLSSLGIKVIWVDTGSIEAIIATLRQLASWSPQPEKARQAAQEMQNDYESLKARYASAPKKRVFLQFGSNPLFTSNSASIQNQVLTLCGGENIFAASRVPWPQVSREQVLSRHPQAIVMTGDVSKIPAVERYWQNQLTISLIVLHSDWFERAGPRIILAAKQLCTALEQVK; encoded by the coding sequence GTGGCTAAGCCGCTACACAAGGCGTTCATCGCCCTGCTGTTGCTCGCCCCGGCGTGGCTTTTCGCCACGCCGCGGGTGGTCACGCTCTCCCCGGCCAATACCGAACTGGCCTTTGCCGCCGGCATTACCCCGGTCGGCGTCAGCAGCTATTCCGACTACCCTCCCGAAGCAGCTAACATTGAGCAAATCGCCAGTTGGCAGGGAATGAATCTTGAACGCATCGTCGCGCTGAAACCCGATTTAGTGCTGGCATGGCGCGGCGGCAACGCCGAACGCCAGGTCAATCAGCTCAGTTCGCTGGGCATCAAGGTTATCTGGGTGGACACGGGATCGATTGAAGCGATTATCGCCACACTGCGCCAGCTGGCATCATGGAGCCCGCAGCCGGAAAAAGCCCGCCAGGCGGCTCAGGAAATGCAGAACGACTACGAGTCGCTGAAAGCCCGCTATGCCAGCGCGCCGAAAAAGCGCGTCTTCCTGCAGTTTGGCTCCAACCCGCTGTTCACCAGCAATAGCGCCTCCATTCAGAATCAGGTTTTAACCCTCTGCGGCGGAGAAAATATTTTTGCCGCCAGCCGCGTGCCCTGGCCGCAGGTCAGCCGCGAGCAAGTGCTGTCGAGGCATCCGCAGGCGATCGTCATGACTGGCGACGTCAGTAAAATCCCCGCCGTTGAGCGCTATTGGCAAAATCAGCTCACCATTTCGCTCATCGTCTTACATAGCGACTGGTTTGAACGCGCGGGCCCACGTATTATCCTTGCCGCAAAACAACTGTGTACTGCGCTTGAGCAGGTAAAATAA
- a CDS encoding TRIC cation channel family protein produces the protein MLVYWLDIIGTAVFAISGVLLAGKLRMDPFGVLVLGVVTAVGGGTIRDMALANGPVFWVKDPTDLVVAMVTSMLTILLVRQPRRMPKWVLPVLDAVGLAVFVGIGVNKAFIAHTGPLVAICMGVVTGVGGGIIRDVLAREVPMILRTEIYATACIVGGIVHATAHYTFQLSLENSAMLGMLVTLGIRLAAIRWHLKLPTFALDDNGR, from the coding sequence ATGCTTGTCTATTGGCTGGATATTATTGGCACAGCCGTATTTGCTATCTCCGGCGTGTTACTGGCCGGAAAATTACGCATGGACCCTTTCGGCGTGCTGGTGTTAGGCGTGGTCACTGCCGTGGGCGGCGGGACGATCCGCGACATGGCGTTGGCCAACGGCCCGGTGTTCTGGGTCAAAGATCCCACCGATCTGGTGGTGGCGATGGTCACCAGCATGTTAACGATTCTACTGGTGCGCCAGCCGCGGCGAATGCCGAAATGGGTCCTGCCGGTGCTGGACGCCGTTGGCCTGGCGGTGTTTGTCGGCATTGGCGTGAATAAAGCTTTTATCGCCCATACCGGCCCGCTGGTGGCTATCTGCATGGGCGTGGTCACCGGCGTCGGCGGCGGGATTATTCGCGACGTGCTGGCGCGCGAAGTACCGATGATTCTGCGGACCGAAATCTACGCCACCGCCTGTATTGTCGGCGGTATTGTACATGCTACGGCACACTACACCTTCCAGCTGTCGCTGGAAAACTCGGCGATGTTGGGGATGCTGGTAACGCTGGGAATTCGTCTGGCGGCCATTCGCTGGCACCTGAAGCTGCCGACGTTTGCGCTGGATGATAACGGACGGTAG
- the erpA gene encoding iron-sulfur cluster insertion protein ErpA, whose translation MSDDVALPLEFTEAAANKVKHLIADEDNPNLKLRVYITGGGCSGFQYGFTFDDQINEGDMTIEKQGVGLVVDPMSLQYLVGGAVDYTEGLEGSRFIVTNPNAKSTCGCGSSFSV comes from the coding sequence ATGAGTGATGACGTAGCGTTGCCGCTGGAGTTTACCGAAGCCGCAGCGAACAAAGTAAAACATCTGATTGCGGATGAAGATAATCCGAACCTGAAACTGCGCGTGTACATCACCGGCGGTGGTTGCAGCGGTTTCCAGTATGGCTTCACCTTTGACGATCAGATTAACGAAGGGGATATGACCATCGAGAAACAGGGCGTTGGCCTGGTGGTTGACCCAATGAGCCTGCAGTACCTGGTCGGCGGCGCCGTCGATTATACCGAAGGCCTGGAAGGTTCGCGTTTCATCGTGACCAACCCGAATGCGAAAAGCACCTGCGGCTGCGGGTCCTCGTTCAGCGTTTAA
- the clcA gene encoding H(+)/Cl(-) exchange transporter ClcA — protein MKAETPSFEAHQFVRVRRSDAVRRLIQRDKTPLAVLLMAAVVGTLAGLVGVAFEKSVNWVQNQRIGALVQVADHGFLIWPLAFILSALLAMIGYFLVRRFAPEAGGSGIPEIEGALEELRPVRWWRVLPVKFVGGMGTLGAGMVLGREGPMVQLGGNLGRMVVDVFRLRSPEARHTLLATGAAAGLSAAFNAPLAGILFIIEEMRPQFRYNLISIKAVFTGVIMSSIVFRIFNGEGAIIEVGKLSNAPVNTLWLYLILGMIFGCFGPLFNFLVLRTQDMFQRIHGGNIKKWVLVGGLIGGICGLFGLMQPTAVGGGFNLIPIAAAGNFSVGLLLFIFVARVITTLLCFSSGAPGGIFAPMLALGTLLGTAFGMAAIPLFPSYHLDAGTFAIAGMGALLAASVRAPLTGIVLVLEMTDNYQLILPMIITCLGATLLAQFLGGKPLYSTILQRTLAKQEAEQAAKAQQVPRENT, from the coding sequence ATGAAAGCAGAAACTCCCTCTTTTGAAGCACATCAATTCGTTCGCGTGCGCCGTAGCGATGCGGTCCGCCGTTTGATTCAGCGCGACAAAACGCCGCTGGCGGTTTTGTTAATGGCGGCAGTGGTCGGTACGCTGGCCGGGCTGGTGGGCGTGGCGTTTGAAAAGAGCGTGAATTGGGTGCAGAACCAGCGGATCGGCGCGTTGGTGCAGGTCGCGGACCACGGATTTTTGATCTGGCCGCTGGCCTTTATCCTGTCGGCGCTGCTGGCCATGATCGGCTATTTTCTGGTACGCCGCTTTGCGCCGGAAGCGGGCGGTTCCGGGATCCCGGAAATCGAAGGGGCGCTGGAAGAGCTGCGCCCGGTACGCTGGTGGCGCGTATTGCCGGTCAAATTCGTCGGCGGGATGGGAACGCTGGGCGCCGGGATGGTGCTCGGCCGCGAAGGGCCGATGGTGCAACTGGGCGGTAATCTCGGGCGCATGGTGGTGGATGTATTCCGCCTGCGCAGCCCCGAAGCACGGCACACGCTGCTGGCCACCGGCGCGGCGGCGGGGCTCTCCGCCGCTTTCAACGCGCCGCTGGCGGGGATCCTGTTTATCATCGAAGAGATGCGTCCGCAGTTCCGCTACAACTTAATCTCGATTAAAGCGGTGTTTACCGGCGTGATTATGTCGAGCATTGTGTTTCGCATTTTTAATGGCGAAGGGGCGATTATCGAGGTCGGCAAGCTGAGCAATGCGCCGGTCAACACCTTGTGGCTGTATCTGATTCTGGGGATGATCTTCGGCTGCTTCGGGCCATTGTTTAATTTTCTGGTGCTGCGGACTCAGGATATGTTCCAGCGCATCCACGGCGGCAATATCAAAAAATGGGTGCTGGTTGGGGGGCTCATTGGTGGGATTTGCGGCCTGTTTGGGCTGATGCAGCCAACGGCGGTGGGCGGCGGATTTAACCTGATCCCTATCGCCGCTGCCGGTAACTTCTCAGTCGGGCTGCTGTTGTTCATCTTTGTCGCCCGTGTGATCACCACGCTGCTGTGTTTTTCCTCCGGCGCGCCGGGCGGTATTTTTGCACCGATGCTGGCGTTGGGCACGCTGCTGGGCACGGCATTTGGTATGGCGGCCATCCCGCTGTTTCCGTCTTATCATCTGGATGCCGGAACCTTCGCTATCGCCGGGATGGGGGCGCTGCTTGCCGCTTCGGTACGCGCGCCGCTGACCGGTATTGTGCTGGTGCTGGAAATGACCGATAACTATCAGCTCATTTTGCCAATGATTATTACCTGTCTTGGGGCAACACTACTGGCGCAGTTCCTCGGCGGTAAGCCTTTGTATTCTACCATTCTGCAACGTACTCTGGCTAAGCAGGAGGCTGAACAGGCAGCGAAAGCGCAGCAGGTACCCCGGGAGAATACTTGA
- the hemL gene encoding glutamate-1-semialdehyde 2,1-aminomutase, which translates to MSKSESLYNAARELIPGGVNSPVRAFTGVGGTPLFIERADGAYLYDVDGKAYIDYVGSWGPMVLGHNHPAIRNAVIEAAERGLSFGAPTEMEVKMAELVTELVPTMDMVRMVNSGTEATMSAIRLARGFTGRDKIIKFEGCYHGHADCLLVKAGSGALTLGQPNSPGVPADFAKHTLTCTYNDLASVRAAFEQYPQDIACIIVEPVAGNMNCIPPQPEFLPGLRALCDEFGALLIIDEVMTGFRVALAGAQSYYGVEPDLTCLGKIIGGGMPVGAFGGRREVMDALAPTGPVYQAGTLSGNPIAMAAGFACLSEVAQPGVHETLTDLTNQLAEGLLNAARDTGIPLVVNNVGGMFGIFFTDAETVTCYQDVVKCDVERFKRFFHLMLEEGVYLAPSAFEAGFMSVAHSEEDINNTIDAARRVFAKL; encoded by the coding sequence ATGAGCAAATCTGAAAGTCTGTATAACGCCGCGCGCGAACTCATCCCCGGCGGCGTCAACTCGCCAGTCCGCGCCTTCACCGGCGTAGGTGGAACGCCGCTGTTTATTGAACGCGCTGACGGTGCTTACCTGTACGATGTCGATGGTAAAGCTTATATCGATTATGTCGGCTCCTGGGGCCCAATGGTACTGGGCCACAACCATCCGGCAATCCGTAACGCGGTGATTGAAGCGGCGGAGCGCGGATTAAGCTTCGGCGCGCCAACCGAAATGGAAGTGAAAATGGCGGAACTGGTCACTGAACTGGTGCCGACGATGGATATGGTGCGAATGGTGAACTCCGGCACCGAAGCCACGATGAGCGCCATACGCCTGGCGCGCGGCTTCACGGGTCGTGACAAAATCATTAAGTTCGAAGGCTGTTACCACGGCCACGCCGACTGTCTGCTGGTGAAAGCCGGCTCCGGCGCGCTGACCCTCGGCCAGCCGAACTCGCCGGGCGTTCCAGCCGATTTCGCTAAGCATACGCTGACCTGCACCTACAACGACCTCGCCTCGGTGCGCGCGGCATTTGAACAGTATCCGCAGGATATCGCCTGCATCATCGTCGAGCCGGTGGCTGGTAATATGAACTGCATCCCGCCGCAGCCGGAGTTCCTGCCAGGTCTGCGCGCGCTGTGCGATGAGTTCGGCGCGCTGCTGATTATCGATGAAGTGATGACCGGTTTCCGCGTGGCGCTGGCTGGCGCTCAGTCTTATTACGGCGTTGAGCCGGATCTGACCTGCCTTGGCAAAATCATCGGCGGCGGTATGCCGGTAGGCGCATTCGGCGGCCGTCGTGAAGTGATGGACGCGCTGGCGCCAACGGGCCCGGTGTACCAGGCAGGTACCCTGTCGGGCAACCCGATCGCGATGGCTGCAGGCTTCGCCTGCTTAAGCGAAGTGGCGCAACCGGGCGTACATGAAACCCTGACCGACCTGACCAACCAGCTGGCGGAAGGCCTGCTGAACGCGGCGCGCGACACCGGGATCCCGCTGGTGGTGAACAACGTCGGCGGCATGTTCGGCATCTTCTTTACCGATGCCGAAACCGTGACCTGCTATCAGGATGTGGTGAAATGCGATGTGGAGCGCTTCAAACGTTTCTTCCACCTGATGCTGGAAGAAGGTGTTTACCTGGCACCGTCAGCGTTTGAAGCGGGCTTTATGTCGGTCGCCCACAGCGAAGAAGACATTAACAACACCATCGACGCGGCGCGTCGGGTGTTTGCCAAACTGTAA
- the fhuB gene encoding Fe(3+)-hydroxamate ABC transporter permease FhuB, protein MRISPLAAVLLAALLVAAFALSIVNLNIALPYEQWRQALWQPDIDNIAQMLFHYSLLPRLAVSLLVGAGLGLVGVLFQQVLRNPLAEPTTLGVATGAQLGMTVTALWAIPGVLASQFAALAGACLVGALVFGVSWGKRLSPVTLILAGLVVSLYCGAINQLMVIFHHDQLQSMFLWSTGTLTQTDWSVAQRLWPQLLGGAILTLLLLRPLTLMGLDDGVARNLGLALSLARLGALTLAIVISALLVNAVGIIGFIGLFAPLLAKMLGARRLLSRLLLAALIGALILWLSDQIILWLTRVWMEVSTGSVTALIGAPLLLWLLPRLRSISAPVMNAGDKALIERHNVQWFALGGFALLLLAVTAALAFGRDAHGWQWASGDLLDQLMPWRWPRVLSALFAGVMLAVAGCIIQRLTGNPMASPEVLGISSGAAFGVVLMLFFVPGNAFVWLLPAGSLGAAATLLVILIAAGRGGFSPHRMLLAGMALSTAFTMLLMMLQASGDPRMAQILTWMSGSTYSATPEMALRSGMVMLALLALAPLCRRWLTILPLGGEAARAVGMALTSSRVALLLLAASLTATATLTIGPLSFVGLMAPHIARMVGFRRTMPHMVISGLIGGMLLVFADWCGRMIMFPYQIPAGLLSTFIGAPYFIYLLRKQSR, encoded by the coding sequence ATGCGTATTTCGCCATTAGCTGCCGTGTTGCTGGCGGCGCTGCTGGTAGCCGCCTTCGCGCTGAGTATCGTCAATCTCAATATCGCCTTGCCCTATGAGCAGTGGCGCCAGGCGCTGTGGCAGCCGGATATCGATAATATCGCCCAGATGCTGTTCCATTACAGCCTGCTGCCGAGGCTGGCGGTATCGCTGCTGGTCGGCGCCGGGCTGGGGTTAGTCGGCGTACTGTTTCAGCAGGTGTTACGTAACCCGCTGGCGGAGCCGACGACCCTTGGCGTTGCTACCGGCGCGCAACTGGGAATGACGGTCACCGCGCTATGGGCGATCCCCGGCGTGCTGGCATCGCAGTTTGCCGCGCTGGCTGGAGCATGCCTGGTGGGGGCGCTGGTGTTTGGCGTCTCGTGGGGTAAACGTCTGTCGCCGGTGACGCTGATTCTGGCCGGTCTGGTGGTTAGCCTGTATTGCGGGGCCATCAACCAACTGATGGTGATTTTCCACCATGACCAGTTGCAGAGTATGTTCTTGTGGAGCACCGGTACGCTGACACAGACCGACTGGAGCGTGGCACAGCGCCTGTGGCCGCAATTGCTCGGCGGGGCGATACTGACGCTGCTGCTGCTGCGTCCGTTAACCCTGATGGGACTGGATGACGGCGTGGCGCGCAACCTTGGGCTGGCGCTGTCGCTGGCGAGGCTTGGTGCCCTGACGTTGGCTATCGTGATCAGCGCATTGTTGGTTAACGCGGTGGGGATTATCGGCTTTATCGGCCTGTTTGCCCCGCTGCTGGCGAAAATGCTCGGCGCCCGCCGTCTGCTGTCGCGACTGCTACTGGCGGCGCTGATTGGCGCGTTGATTCTGTGGCTCTCAGATCAAATTATTCTCTGGCTCACCCGGGTATGGATGGAAGTGTCGACGGGCTCGGTCACGGCGCTGATTGGCGCGCCTTTACTGCTGTGGCTGCTGCCACGGCTGCGCAGCATCAGCGCGCCGGTGATGAACGCGGGCGATAAAGCGCTGATTGAGCGCCACAACGTGCAGTGGTTCGCGCTGGGCGGATTCGCATTGTTGTTGCTGGCGGTGACTGCTGCGTTGGCTTTTGGCCGCGATGCTCACGGTTGGCAGTGGGCGAGCGGCGATCTGTTGGATCAACTGATGCCCTGGCGTTGGCCGCGTGTACTCTCTGCGCTGTTCGCCGGAGTGATGCTGGCCGTCGCCGGCTGTATTATTCAACGTTTGACCGGTAACCCGATGGCGAGCCCGGAAGTGCTGGGGATTAGTTCCGGCGCGGCGTTCGGCGTGGTATTGATGCTGTTCTTCGTGCCGGGCAATGCCTTTGTCTGGCTGTTGCCTGCCGGTAGCCTTGGCGCCGCAGCGACGTTGCTCGTTATTCTGATTGCCGCCGGGCGCGGCGGTTTCTCGCCGCATCGCATGTTGCTGGCGGGGATGGCGTTGAGTACCGCATTTACGATGCTATTGATGATGTTGCAGGCCAGCGGCGATCCGCGAATGGCGCAGATCCTGACGTGGATGTCCGGCTCGACCTACAGCGCGACGCCGGAGATGGCGCTGCGCAGCGGCATGGTGATGCTGGCGTTGCTGGCGCTGGCGCCGCTCTGTCGCCGTTGGCTGACGATTCTGCCGTTGGGCGGCGAAGCCGCGCGGGCGGTAGGGATGGCATTAACCTCATCACGGGTCGCTTTATTGCTGCTGGCGGCGAGTCTGACGGCGACGGCGACGCTTACGATTGGGCCGTTAAGTTTTGTCGGCCTGATGGCGCCGCATATTGCGAGGATGGTGGGGTTCCGCCGGACGATGCCGCATATGGTGATTTCCGGGCTGATTGGCGGGATGCTGCTGGTCTTCGCCGACTGGTGCGGGCGAATGATCATGTTCCCTTACCAGATCCCGGCTGGACTGTTGTCGACCTTTATTGGCGCGCCTTACTTTATCTATTTGCTGAGAAAGCAGAGCCGCTAA
- the fhuD gene encoding Fe(3+)-hydroxamate ABC transporter substrate-binding protein FhuD, translating into MENSNFFSRRRLLMAMALSPLLWQMRGAQAANVDPQRVVALEWLPAELLLALGITPYGVADIPNYNLWVNEPALPASVIDVGLRTEPNLELLTQMKPSFIVWSAGYGPSAEKLARIAPGRGFTFSDGKRPLAMAQRSLLEMADLLGKPQQAKRHLAEFEALMDSLRPQFIGRGDRPLLMISLLDARHALVFGENCLFQDVLDRFGIKNAWHGDATFWGSITVGIDRLAEFKEADVICFDHGNDREMAQLLATPLWQAMPFVRAGRFQRVPAVWFYGATLSAMHFARVLAGAQGRAG; encoded by the coding sequence ATGGAAAATTCGAATTTCTTCTCACGCCGGCGCTTGCTGATGGCGATGGCGCTGTCACCGCTGCTGTGGCAGATGCGCGGCGCGCAGGCGGCGAACGTTGACCCGCAGCGCGTCGTCGCGCTGGAATGGCTACCGGCGGAACTTCTGCTGGCGTTAGGCATCACGCCCTACGGCGTGGCCGACATTCCCAACTACAACCTGTGGGTGAATGAACCCGCGCTGCCCGCCTCGGTTATTGATGTCGGCCTGCGTACTGAACCCAATCTTGAATTGCTGACGCAGATGAAGCCGTCGTTTATCGTCTGGTCGGCGGGTTATGGCCCATCGGCGGAAAAGCTGGCGCGTATCGCGCCCGGGCGTGGTTTTACCTTCAGCGACGGTAAACGTCCGCTGGCGATGGCACAGCGTTCGCTGCTGGAAATGGCCGATCTGCTGGGTAAACCACAACAGGCGAAACGCCATCTGGCTGAATTCGAGGCGCTAATGGATAGCCTGCGTCCGCAGTTTATCGGCCGCGGCGATCGTCCGCTGCTGATGATTTCATTGCTCGATGCTCGCCACGCGCTGGTATTCGGCGAGAACTGCCTGTTCCAGGACGTGCTCGATCGCTTTGGCATTAAAAACGCCTGGCACGGCGACGCGACATTCTGGGGCAGTATCACCGTCGGGATCGACCGGTTGGCGGAATTTAAAGAGGCTGATGTGATCTGCTTCGATCACGGTAACGATCGAGAAATGGCCCAACTGCTGGCGACGCCGCTGTGGCAGGCGATGCCCTTTGTGCGCGCGGGGCGCTTCCAGCGGGTACCAGCGGTCTGGTTCTACGGCGCGACGCTGTCGGCGATGCATTTTGCCCGCGTGCTGGCCGGGGCGCAGGGGAGGGCGGGATGA
- the fhuC gene encoding Fe3+-hydroxamate ABC transporter ATP-binding protein FhuC encodes MQEQTSHADTTFSLHRVTFRVPGRTLLHPLSLTFPAGKVTGLIGHNGSGKSTLLKMLGRHQPPSEGDVLLDGQPLESWSSKSFARKVAYLPQQLPAAEGMTVRELVAIGRYPWHGALGRFGAADREKVEEAIALVGLKPLAHRLVDSLSGGERQRAWIAMLVAQDSRCLLLDEPTSALDIAHQVDVLALVHRLSQQRGLTVIAVLHDINMAARYCDYLVALRGGEMIAQGTPAELMRSETLEQIYGIPMGILPHPAGAAPVSFVY; translated from the coding sequence ATGCAGGAACAGACTTCGCACGCTGACACGACATTTTCGTTACATCGCGTGACCTTTCGCGTACCGGGTCGTACGCTGCTTCACCCTCTCTCGCTCACCTTCCCGGCTGGAAAAGTGACTGGCCTGATTGGCCATAACGGTTCCGGTAAATCTACCTTGCTGAAAATGCTCGGTCGCCACCAGCCGCCTTCCGAGGGCGATGTTTTGCTGGATGGGCAACCGCTGGAAAGCTGGAGCAGCAAATCCTTCGCCCGCAAAGTTGCTTATTTACCGCAGCAGCTACCGGCGGCGGAAGGGATGACGGTGCGTGAACTAGTGGCGATTGGCCGCTATCCGTGGCACGGCGCGCTGGGGCGCTTCGGCGCGGCAGATCGTGAAAAAGTGGAAGAGGCTATCGCGCTGGTGGGGCTGAAGCCTCTGGCGCATCGGCTGGTGGATAGCCTTTCCGGCGGCGAACGTCAGCGCGCGTGGATCGCCATGTTGGTGGCGCAGGATAGCCGCTGTCTGCTGCTTGATGAGCCGACGTCGGCGCTGGATATCGCCCATCAGGTCGATGTGCTGGCGCTGGTGCATCGTCTCAGCCAGCAGCGCGGCCTGACGGTGATTGCCGTCCTGCACGATATTAATATGGCTGCCCGCTACTGCGACTATCTGGTCGCGCTGCGTGGCGGCGAAATGATTGCTCAGGGAACGCCAGCGGAACTGATGCGCAGCGAAACGCTGGAGCAAATCTACGGCATCCCGATGGGTATCCTGCCGCACCCGGCTGGCGCGGCGCCGGTAAGCTTTGTCTATTGA